Proteins co-encoded in one Malus domestica chromosome 09, GDT2T_hap1 genomic window:
- the LOC103444255 gene encoding protein DJ-1 homolog D-like has protein sequence MAKGRRVLMVLGDYVEDYEAMVPFQALQAFGVSVDAVCPAKKSGDICRTAIHELSPAHQTYSESRGHNFTLNASFDDIEFNKYDGLIIPGGRAPEYLALDASVVELVKQFADCGKPIASICHGQLILAAAGSVKGWKCTAFPPVKPVLVAAGAYWVEPETMSACVVDGNIITGATYDAHPEFIRLFVKALGGIITGSDRRILFLCGDFMEDYEVTVPFQSLQALGCHVDAVCPKKKAGDICATAVHDFEGDQTYSEKPGHNFTLTADFEALDVSSYDALVIPGGRAPEYLALDEKVIALVKQIAEARKPVASICHGQQILAAAGVLQGKKCTAYPAVKLNVVLSGGTWLEPDPIDRCFTDGNLVTGAAWPGHPEFISQLMTLLDVQVSF, from the exons atggCGAAGGGGCGCAGAGTGCTGATGGTATTGGGTGACTACGTCGAAGACTATGAGGCGATGGTCCCCTTTCAAGCTTTGCAGGCATTCGGAGTCTCCGTCGACGCCGTCTGTCCTGCCAAGAAGTCCGGTGATATCTGCCGCACTGCCATTCATGAACTTTCTCCTGCTCACCAG ACTTATTCTGAATCACGGGGTCACAATTTTACACTCAATGCTTCATTTGATGACATTGAGTTTAACAAGTATGATGGATTAATAATACCAGGAGGACGGGCACCTGAATATCTTGCTTTGGATGCGTCAGTTGTAGAATTGGTGAAACAATTTGCTGACTGTGGAAAGCCAATTGCCTCTATTTGCCACGGGCAACTGATCCTAGCAGCGGCAGGCTCAGTTAAAGGTTGGAAGTGTACAGCATTCCCTCCTGTCAAACCAGTACTCGTTGCTGCAGGTGCTTACTGGGTGGAGCCTGAGACCATGTCCGCTTGTGTTGTTGATGGTAATATAATTACCGGGGCCACGTATGATGCCCATCCTGAGTTCATTAGGCTATTTGTTAAGGCATTGGGAGGAATCATAACTGGTTCAGATAGGAGGATCCTTTTTCTCTGTGGA GACTTTATGGAGGATTATGAGGTAACTGTGCCCTTTCAGTCCCTTCAAGCTCTTGGATGCCATGTTGATGCAGTTTGCCCGAAGAAGAAAGCTGGTGACATCTGTGCAACTGCTGTCCATGATTTTGAAGGCGACCAAACCTACAGTGAGAAACCGGGCCATAATTTTACTTTAACAGCTGATTTTGAAGCTCTAGATGTCTCAAGTTATGATGCGCTTGTAATCCCTGGAGGTCGAGCTCCTGAATATTTGGCAttggatgagaaagttattgCATTAGTGAAGCAAATTGCTGAAGCCAGGAAACCAGTTGCGTCCATCTGCCATGGGCAGCAGATTTTAGCTGCTGCTGGTGTTCTGCAG GGAAAGAAATGTACTGCATACCCTGCGGTGAAGCTTAATGTGGTTCTTTCGGGAGGCACATGGCTGGAACCTGATCCAATAGATCGTTGCTTCACGGATGGAAATTTGGTTACTGGAGCAGCGTGGCCAGGCCACCCAGAGTTCATTTCTCAGTTGATGACATTGCTTGATGTTCAAGTATCATTCTAG